In Mya arenaria isolate MELC-2E11 chromosome 1, ASM2691426v1, the genomic stretch ACTTGTATCCGAGAACAAGGTGCTGgaagacaaatatatgtgtataacggCCAAAATAGACCTGCAGTTCTACTGTGAACATTGCAGTGTAATGGGGATTTGAACGTATGTACAGGGTAATATTATGATTCACACCAATTGCTTGGTCCGGGGTTGTAAGAATCCAATTCAAGCAGATAATAAGTGTCATCTTCAATGTTTcgatatacacttttgcaaagaatggttgttattgggttgattgttaaaacaagaagtgCAAAATGCATTGTTGGCACAATATCACAGACGGCGAATTTTGTCACCACATTTTCACAGCCCATTCCTGAACGTAGTAGTCTGGGTCTGTTTCAGCATTGATTCAAACCCGCCACtactaaataaagttgaaacatGCGAGAAATTTGAATTAGCTCGTGAGACAAAGACATTCTGCAGGTCACAACTATAATGGGTTGTACCTGCTATAACCCCGTTATTGCACTTTGGACACTTATTTATCAGAATTTTATGAGGATGTGTGTACGgttgcattaaaaatcatattttttttcatactttaaatgttatatcaaaTGTGCATGCCCTACTAAAACGGGCCGGTGTTTTTTGAGTGCCTATTTGACATGGACAATGATGACCTTAAccctaaactaaaaaaaacatgaaagttatttatacggccgctttttagagtcatgatcgcgccatggatttaataaaaataaatacccttttaaatacatctgataagttcaattcaaattgacgaaagttgtgcattgatatattaacgcAATTGCATGTATTCAGAAAGTCTCTGACGTGTGGCTGAACCAGTGTTAAAATGGCCGTAGTGAAATTTACTGATTAGTTAATTAAGACATTTCGCGCtaattgtacaataaataaacagtgaaggcgtgtcacattggaactgaaatatatggatttcaatacaacttttgaagaagcgcaacatttggatatttttactattattttggtctttgaagatattattttagcaaacttttatacaattatctaaacgaaaaatagctcattgtgataagcatacagataattccctttcgaattcccaaaacgcttaaaagggtaaaatggcacaaattaaaccaaacaaaaaaatcggctgaacttaatactgttttaagggacttaagtTGTATCGAGCAATTGGGACCGGAGGTCTGAAAATGGTTCATGATCAAGCTGACGTCACAGTAATCTTAGACTCTGATTTTATTATCGAAGATTTAATCGGCTGACAACgcgatctgattattttttaaacttatatatcgcccatgtgcattttagtcttagcaacaataactgtttattcgtcgtattgtttaaaattcgaaaatcatatcacaaataacgtttgaaaagtgaattctacgacagtgtatacttttgaaattctttttcggGCGGATTCATCTTTCATAAAAACGTGGTTTGaagtattcatttcaatttgaacatcataactattgcattgaaattgtaaaaaataaaataaaaaaagctcattcaataagttttcatagaaaacattaccGATAAAAATAGGAAGATCAACCATAATTTATGACCACTGCCTCATGGGTTTTAGACCTATTTGCGTCGAAATGAGAAATCCTGAGATGAATTGTGCGGCGTCTGCAGTCTGCTCAAAATTACATGTAATCATAACGAATGAGATTTCGGCACATCACCTTCTGCTCTTAAGAAATGGTTTGATTAGTTCCACAGAAGTACcacaaaggtttaaaacaagcTTTACACTGAAGAGCTGGCCAGAAggataagtattgaaaatgtgtctattcacaaactttgacattgactCATAGATGTGAGTGCGGGGTTGGTGCCACGACACTTGAAAGTGACGATAATGCAAATGGGGcaattaccataaaaatataaaaatgagtcaTTCTCACCATGCGGTTGTGCGGCATAGTTGTTTCGCAAGAGACCCTGCTTCGAATCCTAATCCCGAGTGGAACTATTGCTTATCTAGGAAACATAGTATACTGGATACTTAATATTGGCACCGTTAAGGGGCCATTTTGAGTTAACAGTTTCTGACTTATATTGTCTGAAGGTTGCAACTAAGTTAATTTTATcactttcagctgttaaataaagcttaaaaaggtCATTGCTTGGGTTCGCGTCTAGGCCCTCACACTAAGTGACcgatattctatactgtaataattaagaaaacccaaattatttttcttataaagattACACATAGTTGAGAAcctaaatgttgagaaaatgcatatatcaaggttatgaaaaaaatatcattatgtcgGTATAGATGCTAGAagcacatacttgtacaatgcaCAAACCCCCCTTGGCCTACTGCTTTATTTTCAGAGATTCTATCgacttttcaagatatttatggtgtttttcacatttcaatttaaaagtcaactactgtgtattccaaagtaataaaacacgacttgcatgaacatatatccttatatacTCGGTTTCAAAGTCGTGctacaacacatttaattgtcaacatttaaaaacaagtatctctaagacacaagtattatgctattcttgaaaatgttaactcttacttacgcttatataaaggcaattaagtatccatgagttatttacagcgactaaaacatacatgatatgagtAAAGGGTTTGGCATTTACAGACTATTCATTTGCATATGGTAGACATATTGCATGCATTACTTGTGAAGTGGTaatgcaaacaacacaatggaaCTACTCAATGAAGTCCGAATTCCTCGGTTTAAGTGTCAGCGGCCAGTCATTGTCAGACGGGACACTAGTGTTGTCTCTAAGTCGTTCAGTTCAGGATTCAAGCGATTGACTGTTGAATGTtcgcaaaaatcatattttagtatttttagaattggactttctttggacattaagcaagagaggacttctgtgacatttcatgtgtttctAATTTAGTTGAAGAGTTACTGGTCAAAAGATCTcatttaaagattcactctcacGCCCAAATTAAAGTAACCTCAATtgaaagaagtgtttcaatttatcaaatttaagaaatataattaaaaaatataatgaaggacaccgtctgtaatatgaaacaaaggaaaaacagtatttctttttttctttttttttacttgatgACTGTTATTatcttaggacccaccagtcatttatgttttgtacggttttagctactgaatacacgtttataatcttgttataagtaagaaatattttccataaatgcataatttcgcaGTTCGTTTCGCCGATaatagttaacacatataaatacacgGAAACAGCCAGTCATCTAATCATCACTATTAACGCATCATTACGCGTTAAACAGTAATGTAACAGAATTAAgcttgtgttttacttttttaaaccgttctttttctaaagtaatatgcatatatgaactgaacctgtaaaccaataaacaagaagtataaattgaaaataaataacctattacacttgttttatttctaatgatttcggcaacatttgttgacaacggaaatagaaaaggctATAAATGGCCTATAcgatttgaacataatttatggAATGATTATCAGCAGCATGCACTCCTTACgcattcaaaaaagaaaatattttacctttgattaatgtttatgtagatCCAGACCAGTTAATTAGCATTAAAAGATGacagcttttgtatatataaaatcacagatttcgtaggcttcaagacaaacatatcagtttgcatgataaaataataagtgtatatttttactctcaaatacagatattgttaaattaaccaccaaaacctgttttaatatacttgaattccgattcaatgctttgtacaagtagttaagtgataatccttttagatgtatcatagttttttagcttaaaatagtcatgtaaataagagtaattatcttttttagaatagacttaattgttttttatcctttattaacaatgtcaagatatgttgttgtatttttagtctcctgtaattcaattttatgaatggatgtgcactgaactcttaaatatttgtattttatgttttgtcatgttgtgtacatatgatacatgaataaactataaaactgcagtgaaaatcatttattatggcacattataaaaaaatatcagataactgtTGTGAATCACAATTGTTCAATTACTAACTAAGATATAATATGTGCTTTATTTAGCTTGCAACTCCgagcatattcattttatctaaaggaaaatatattcgaacgtatttgtaagtatatgtaccttaaatggttttgaaatgaactgttcccatttatatcagtatataaatatagaacacgGTTTTCTGTAATATAGAGACGAAGCACATGCGACCATAATTGCCATTCGTTATTCGCAAATAGTTGCGTCAGGTCAGTCACCCTTGGTAGTGACTGTAGGCCAAATTGAAACTTCCTCGACGTTTGGTTCGAATgtccaattaaacattttaaaatacaactattataaattataataagcacttttgtcatttgtatttattaaatttttaataaaataactaatacaaCTAAAAAGAGCATGTCGTTCTTATAGTctgcaaagcattgaatatacatCAACCTTTGGGCGACACGAAAACACGGAAAGTACGCTTattgcgaaaatatttttttgagggaatttcggaatctttaaagttgaacacaattacattttctgttaaaaaatattatgttctttacatttatgaattcttatCTAAATCATATACctatgacaagaaaattattaataaaaatttaaatgtatcccaaaggttgttttcaaaatatacacacttttttgaaattcatgatttttccttaaatggtattcctgctgattagtgcttaatgactgaaccttttttaaagcgttcaaaatcgtttgcaaaattgttttattattttaaaaaataaattgatagaaaaaaacacaattacttttgggcgacacaacatatatcctatgggcgacacgagtctcccaaaggttgcatcaaagttacccaaaggttggattggtctaaatatatatatatatatatatatatatatatatatatatatatatatatatatatacatataagaatatattatatacagtaTGCAGCGCGACCCAAaagaaaatcattataaaacttTATGAAAACATTAGTCTTGGATCATTGCACCGACTGTAGACCAGAGAGCTTATGAAAACACCAAGGATATCAGTTTCATCCTCTGAATGTCGTAGCTAATTTGTGTGAGCTACATCCAGTTTCTGTTGACGAAACTTTTATTGAGAAGACTGTGCAACAGGAGATGAAAgatatattaaaagaaataaagtaCACAGATTAGGAGAAGAAAGTAACAAGAAAGCAGTAGATCAGATACtttaatttatagaaaaattCCGGAATATCTTTTCAAAAGCATTCAAAAACATATGActatttgatataataaaacGGAGAGGTTTACTCCTAGGATATCAGACAAAATTTAAGCAATATTAAAAACTAATTCATCCTCAAATGATTAAAgaagtaaaataacaacatttacaacTACTTTTAGCAGCTGGTATTATTAGAAAGTCAAGATCCCCTTTTGCTTCAAATGTCGTATTAGTGAGGGGGGAAATGGCAAACTCCAAATATGCTCAGACAATTGATGTCTGACGTCTGGAAGATGCTTATGCTCTTTatctattaaatattttttgacattATTCATGGAAGCAAGTTTCACCACCATAGATATGAAAACCGGATACCATCGAGTTGAAGGTGAGAATAGTGATAAAGATAAAGGCGCAGACGCATAAGGAACAGATTAGGGGCAGTGCTATACCAGGATGAAAAGAAGAGTGTAATAGCGCAAGGAAGCAGATCTCtatgtaaaaaatgaataaaactatCCAGCTTACAAAATAACTGCCTTAATAATAAGCCGTCGaagttgttttgaaaactgataAATTCATAATCCTTTGGAACATGTATTAACATCATCAAAGTTAGATGCATCCGGACACAAATAGGCGTCAGCACTGGTGTGACATAATGCCACAAAACTCTCCAAAACATTCTAGAACTCTTAGTGTCTAACCAGCAGAACTCTAACTCTTTAAACCAACAATTGTTCAAATgttacttctttattaaaatgttgtttcttaatataaaaatataattctagATACAGTATAATGTTCCCTATGTCTTTACCCAAACCTAACTCTAGCTATAAAATATGTGAGTCCAATACTTCCGGACTCCCCCGGACTCTCCCTACACAGAGAAATGAACCAACGTAAATACCAAGAATATAAGGCATATGTGACAGCTTCACAACCAAAAGCGCACACGTTTTTCTTATTAACATGACAACTTATGCATTACTGTGCATTTGTACTCAGTCGGCTGTCAACCACGTAAGGCAAAAACTTTCctttcaatgtcaaggtcaacaAACTTTAGCTATAACGCCTTAAAATGAAACGGTCAACATTCACAACTTCATTACCACAGTCATGTTATCTCCccttaacatttttatattctttcaGGAAAATTCACATATATCAATGCGCAGTAGCCTGGATCAGCTCACGATAGCTTTATATTCCGAACTTCCACACTTGGATGCCACCTGGAGAGAAACCACAGGGGTTTGGAAGATGTGATTGTTCTTGGAGACAGCGggtatgtaaatgtaaaatacaattcaatgtaGCTACATTATCATGAATTTTGACCAGATTTTATACCAGTATCAACTATTATAATAAGCAATAACGTTCAACGTTTACATCACTAAAGGTAATATTGATTATgacaaaaatgttatgtttactgaCTTCAGCACAGTTTAGGAGATTGTATCTGATTTAGattacaaatgtgtttttaaaggTCACGATCGAATGGCCTTTGTTTCTCTTAACTGAATACCACAATAACAATTAGTGTTTAATAAGTTTTAAGAAGTataaaacatgttctttttGAAGGTATTAAACGTTTTTGTATACACAAGGTATAATATGATTTAATGCAGACTGTGTACTTCTGGCAGGTATGCGTGTTCAAGACATTTGATGACACAATACAGAGTTGCAGACACCAACCAAAAGACAAACTTCAATAGGGGGCTCTGCAGAACAAGGGTACTCATTGAGTGTACGTTTGGACATTGGAAGAGGAGATTTGGAATTCTCCATGGAGaggtaaatacaaaatgttgcattaacatatttctttcatgtaTTCAAAAACTGGTGCCGTcgttttttatgaaattctgcTCATGAACATCTGATACTCTGTGTGACCTGTAAACAAAGCAATGTgctattgtatattttttataaagttacATTTATTCAGAAATTAACGTTATAGACATGACCAAAGctgtataaatatgaaaaaggtGAGGGGTACATGTATGCAAAACGCCAGTGCAGAAAACGCTATGACCATTGTGAAATGTTTCAGTTGAGAAAGACACCAGCCAAGGCATCAGAAATAATTGTAGCGTGTGCTGTTCTCCACAATATAGCCATCATGCTGCAAGAACCTGATGTGcctgatgatgacaatgacgaTAGAGCAGACGCACAAATACCATATGCAGGCAGGGAGACTGGCTTCTTGGTCAGGGATCACCTTGctcaagtttacttttaatatacaCGTGGGACACTTTTTTAAGTTTGCCATGTGATGTTGCTGGAAACGTATTTTACATTAGTCTACTTATCATGACTGAGAACGGATAATTTGAATGTTGTAATTGGTGTTAATAAATATCTTATTCATCAACGAGGAACTGAAACATTCCAATTTCGTCTTTGTCTTTATTCTCTATGGAGGTGATGAGCTTGTTCATCAGCAGACGTTTGGTTTTTGAGGTTTCTATCTCTTCCTTTATGAGCTGTTTATGTAGTTGCACCTTCACTGTCTGGTAAATGAAGAACTGTAGTTGAGCCTCCTGGAGCTCCTCGGAGATTGACCtgatataatgtatatttgtattattaaggTGAATTTATACAGCTTCTTTGTCTTTTTGTGACGCAAAGAATTTCTTCATGGAATTCAAGTTGTCGATAATGTTTAGAATGTGTATAGCTTTTTAATATTTCGTGAAACCCTTCACAGCACATGCTATTTATTAACATTGTACATTCCTCCAACTGCATGAAAAAATGCAGGTTTTGAacattagtatatatatatgtattgttaaatcATACTAACTTCTTCTTATTTTGACTCATGTTACTAGTATATGTAGCTGGTTTGCATTCATTCTGAAATATGAGGACAGTCACAATTTTGCATTCATGCAAACGCAGAAAAACATTTGCCagtttaaaattaagtttaaaatatatttcataggTCATGTGTTCTTTGTCAATGTATCGGAATAGATGTACTaaaatgcaccaattcagaaTAGAAATACATACTAAAAATCGACGTGAAAATactaaacaatgtttatgtgtTCAATTATCGTAAAATGATTAATCTTCAACATCTTTCTTATTTCAGCTAAATTAAACCTTTTGTTACATACAATGAAGTAATTACAATATAAGCCGCAAACCGTGAAATTCGCAGCTACATCCACTCCTTCCTCTTGTCTTGATGTCCCTGCCATCTACTGAATGACTTGCCTTATAAaagatcatatatatatatatatatatatatatatatatatatatatatatatatatatatatatatatatatatatatatatatataccattagCATTTACACTTgtatcatcatttattttattaaaattatatctaTCTTCATGTATCTATCCATCTATATGTTTATTCACTCAAGGTTACActtcttgaaaatatttttttgttttaacattaacaacAGTTGCACATAAGAAAACAAACTTACAGAAATAA encodes the following:
- the LOC128228766 gene encoding uncharacterized protein LOC128228766, with the protein product MAGTSRQEEGVDVAANFTNECKPATYTSNMSQNKKKSISEELQEAQLQFFIYQTVKVQLHKQLIKEEIETSKTKRLLMNKLITSIENKDKDEIGMFQFLVDE